One window of Papaver somniferum cultivar HN1 chromosome 9, ASM357369v1, whole genome shotgun sequence genomic DNA carries:
- the LOC113312389 gene encoding uncharacterized protein LOC113312389: MVAPTCKDLQDTNNRQQGEIDSLHLKVNQLALHITTTSTKEDVQTVKIEIKKSMQSLRSEFEKTLKSQLAKFFSNNRDSEEAEGSTGGFAHTGGNNLFAHINNRDPHSFHRIPKLDFPRFDGENPKSWIQKCEYCFQMQGVPDINRTRMAAIHLDGKATKWYDNLCITQPHISCQCFCENLCARFENPAHDNIVGLFNKLVQLTTIEAYFEEFEYLKALLLSVHPQFPETYFIASFIGGLKEELRSSVLMFNPQTLLNFFSLARMQEQTLSLQHRVTKRAHICKKQYLCVLIGEEPSGSSEQEDELIMDTEEAPVVESDMEISLHALTGIVSADTIRNPGTLHKNPIFILIDTGSTNSFIDSALAKELQCPVTHTASLLVTVANGEKTISSSICSQLNWSMQGHKFCGDLRLIPLGGCDIVLGADWLRNLGDVLFNLSKLCITFKYMGKNITLTGSPQKTSLSMMSGLAVKKFLQKHSHGLVGQLFSISSQPPPSPPPQISSLLTQYKDVFDEPTKLPPTRDLNHKIPLKPNSEPVNLRPYRSPYLQKAVVESLVKEMLQTGIIQLSNNPFASPILFVKKKDNSWRFCVDYRKLNSLTIKDKFPIPVIDELLDELHGSKFFYQD, encoded by the exons ATGGTCGCTCCGACGTGCAAAGATTTACAGGATACTAACAATAGACAGCAGGGAGAAATCGATTCCTTACATCTAAAGGTTAATCAGCTAGCCTTACATATCACTACAACATCAACTAAGGAGGATGTACAAACAGTGAAGATAGAGATTAAAAAGAGTATGCAGTCTCTTCGATCTGAATTCGAGAAGACTTTGAAATCTCAGCTAGCAAAATTTTTTTCTAACAATCGAGATTCAGAGGAAGCAGAAGGATCTACAGGTGGTTTTGCTCATACTGGAGGTAACAATTTGTTTGCTCACATCAACAATCGTGACCCTCATTCCTTTCATCGTATTCCTAAACTCGATTTCCCTAGATTCGACGGCGAGAACCCAAAAAGTTGGATACAGAAATGTGAGTATTGCTTTCAGATGCAAGGCGTTCCAGACATCAATAGGACAAGAATGGCTGCTATTCATCTGGATGGCAAAGCAACTAAGTGGTATGACAATCTCTGTATTACTCAACCTCATATTTCTTGTCAATGCTTTTGTGAAAACCTTTGTGCTCGTTTTGAGAACCCAGCTCATGATAATATCGTGGGTTTATTCAATAAGTTGGTTCAGTTAACTACAATTGAGGcttattttgaagaatttgaataTTTAAAGGCATTGTTATTGAGTGTTCACCCACAATTCCCCGAAACTTACTTTATAGCTAGTTTCATTGGTGGTCTAAAGGAAGAACTCAGGAGTTCAGTACTAATGTTTAACCCACAGACATTGTTAAATTTTTTTTCCCTTGCTAGAATGCAAGAACAAACACTGAGCTTACAGCATAGGGTGACAAA AAGAGCTCACATTTGCAAGAAGCAATATCTTTGTGTTTTGATTGGTGAAGAACCTTCAGGCAGTTCAGAGCAGGAGGATGAGTTAATTATGGACACAGAGGAAGCACCTGTTGTAGAAAGTGATATGGAGATTTCTTTGCATGCCTTGACAGGGATTGTATCTGCTGATACCATTAGAAATCCTGGTACACTGCACAAGAATCCCATCTTTATCCTCATTGATACAGGTAGCACTAACAGTTTCATTGACAGTGCTCTGGCAAAGGAACTCCAATGTCCAGTTACTCATACTGCTAGCTTACTAGTGACTGTGGCCAATGGGGAGAAAACAATCAGCTCAAGTATCTGTTCtcaacttaattggtcaatgcaaGGACATAAATTCTGTGGGGACTTAAGATTAATTCCATTGGGAGGTTGTGACATTGTTTTGGGGGCTGACTGGCTCAGAAATTTGGGTGATGTATTATTCAATCTTTCCAAGCTTTGCATTACATTCAAATACATGGGTAAGAATATCACTCTTACTGGATCTCCACAAAAAACTTCACTTAGCATGATGAGTGGTTTGGCAGTGAAGAAATTCCTTCAAAAACACTCACATGGGTTGGTAGGCCAATTATTTTCAATCTCTTCTCAACCTCCTCCCTCACCACCACCccaaatttcttccttgttaactcAATACAAGGATGTCTTTGATGAGCCAACAAAACTCCCTCCTACAAGGGACCTAAACCATAAAATACCATTGAAACCAAACTCTGAACCAGTTAACCTCAGGCCTTACAGGTCCCCCTATTTGCAGAAGGCAGTGGTAGAAAGCTTAGTTAAGGAAATGTTGCAGACTGGTATAATTCAGCTAAGTAACAACCCTTTTGCCTCTCCTATTCTCTTTGTCAAGAAGAAAGACAACTCTTGGAGGTTCTGTGTAGACTACAGAAAACTCAACAGTCTCACCATCAAGGATAAATTTCCCATTCCTGTCATTGATGAGCTCCTAGATGAACTGCATGGATCCAAATTTTTTTACCAAGATTGA